A genomic segment from Pangasianodon hypophthalmus isolate fPanHyp1 chromosome 25, fPanHyp1.pri, whole genome shotgun sequence encodes:
- the heatr3 gene encoding HEAT repeat-containing protein 3 — MGKTKNARFKRAQFCPDGLPVKAVKRAAEDEGEEEEVESPHAELLEKLQSPSADIREYACASISRVVQQSQTIPGFLHRDAVRRLAPLLLDSSLAVRETATGALRNLSVCGGAEVCEDMVRQDVLTPLTALLNECCMGVQVSSSPGKKDQKPTVEDVANEAVNLLWNLCESSSTAVSVFNRARLLDVLLPCIEKHPHNIQLALSAAHCLHTVTEDNSDLTGSVNGAVLAALENVLLSTHSSMEHVLLRTLAAGTVWNLKSCLSSSRQAEALSAVVKTLAHCLSLDAGALIPDLWQRESSRLASGGTADPESAGVEEQQAGASVQEEEEMDEGEIKMNRGKRNGKKMEKDFAAFLPRDKPELREAVALLTAQQTSLEIVVNMCCSDEPSDDEWEEMSSSDESEICADGVADGNSSLFSPLCLSAELHTTLLNYSIPQQVLKKAEFPSHAALEVCGRNPAWKCLVKKMQRVQCRALTCLHNMLAVMDVECLGGAAGLQAVAQHLSSLIFSSADVLKDEEFLEAVTSAMRSLLQIMASKNIPQCMSPQQLMSVCEAAMRCDVVSVRVNALAILGITGSTLAKDKGSAETLQLIGNALLNVASKDVNLVACGEALDALFDVFADGEEAERAAQNLNLLAALKSLQPAFTAKIRKEGRGKYSPDQLCVLDNVKVNLRRFIGYLESLRKK, encoded by the exons ATGGGAAAGACGAAGAACGCGAGGTTTAAGCGCGCGCAGTTTTGTCCGGATGGACTTCCGGTAAAAGCTGTGAAACGCGCCGCTGAAGATGAGGGTGAAGAAGAAGAGGTTGAGTCTCCGCATGCAGAATTACTGGAAAAG tTGCAGAGTCCGAGTGCAGATATACGTGAGTACGCGTGTGCGAGTATTTCCCGGGTGGTTCAGCAGAGTCAGACGATCCCGGGCTTCCTGCACAGAGACGCAGTGAGGAGGTTAGCACCGCTTCTTCTGGACAGCAGCCTGGCGGTCAGAGAGACGGCCACCGGAGCGCTCAG gaacctgagtgtgtgtggtggagcGGAGGTGTGTGAGGACATGGTGAGGCAGGACGTCCTCACTCCTCTCACCGCTCTGCTGAACGAG TGCTGCATGGGGGTGCAGGTGAGCTCCAGTCCCGGGAAGAAGGACCAGAAACCGACAGTCGAGGATGTAGCCAATGAAGCTGTGAATTTACTCTGGAATCTCTG tgagagcAGCAGTACAGCAGTGTCGGTGTTTAATAGAGCGAGACTTCTGGATGTTCTGTTGCCCTGCATTGAGAAACATCCACACAACATCCAGCTCGCTTTATCAGCAG cacaCTGCTTGCACACAGTGACCGAGGATAACTCCGACCTGACAGGAAGTGTGAACGGCGCCGTTTTGGCAGCTTTAGAGAACGTGTTGCTCTCCACACACTCCAGCATGGAACATGTTCTCTTACGCACTCTGGCTGcag GAACCGTGTGGAACCTGAAGAgctgtctctcctcctcccgTCAGGCCGAGGCTCTCTCTGCCGTGGTGAAGACTCTGGCACACTGTCTCAGTCTGGACGCCGGAGCGCTGATCCCAGACCTGTGGCAGAGAGAGTCGAGTCGCCTGGCCAGCGGCGGCACGGCTGATCCGGAGTCAGCCGGGGTGGAGGAGCAGCAGGCCGGGGCCAGCGTGCAGGAAGAAGAGGAGATGGACGAGGGAGAGATAAAGATGAATAGAGGAAAGAGGAACGggaaaaagatggaaaaagattTTGCTGCTTTTCTGCCT agggACAAACCGGAGCTGAGAGAAGCCGTAGCACTACTGACAGCACAGCAAACATCCCTGGAGATCGTTGTCAACATGTGTTGCTCAGATG aacccTCCGATGACGAGTGGGAGGAGATGTCGAGCAGTGACGAGAGTGAGATATGTGCCGACGGTGTGGCAGACGGGAACTCCagcctcttctctcctctctgcctttctgcagagttacacacaacactgctgaaTTACAGCATACCACAgcag GTCCTGAAGAAAGCGGAGTTTCCCAGCCACGCTGCTCTGGAGGTTTGCGGCAGGAATCCAGCGTGGAAGTGCCTCGTTAAGAA AATGCAGCGGGTGCAGTGTCGGGCTCTGACGTGTCTCCATAACATGCTGGCTGTGATGGACGTGGAGTGTTTGGGTGGAGCTGCAGGACTGCAGGCCGTCGCTCAGCACCTCTCGTCTCTGATCTTTAGCtcagcag ATGTTTTGAAAGATGAGGAGTTCTTGGAGGCCGTAACCAGTGCCATGCGCTCGCTGCTCCAAATAATGGCCTCCAAAAATATCCCtcag tgtatgaGCCCTCAGCAGTTGATGAGCGTGTGTGAAGCAGCAATGCGGTGTGATGTGGTGAGTGTGAGGGTGAACGCTCTGGCCATTCTGGGCATCACAGGAAGCACGCTGGCTAAAGACAAGGGATCTGCTGAGACACTGCAG CTGATAGGAAACGCACTGCTGAATGTAGCGTCTAAAGACGTGAACCTGGTGGCGTGTGGAGAGGCGCTGGACGCTCTGTTCGATGTTTTTGCAGACGGCGAGGAGGCAGAGCGAGCGGCACAAAACCTCAACCTGCTCGCAGCTCTGAAATCCCTGCAGCCTGCGTTCACTGccaag ATCCGGAAGGAAGGCCGAGGGAAGTACAGCCCGGATCAGCTGTGCGTCCTGGACAACGTCAAGGTTAACCTGCGCAGGTTCATCGGCTACCTGGAGTCACTGCGCAAGAAATAG